The window CATGGCCTGATGCCCTCGACCCATTAGGTGAAAGTTATACTCTGAGCCGTGAGGCAAAAGGTGCGCTTGCCCTTTTCGTTCTTGCAGCAACATGGTGGGTTTTTGAAGTTGTACCCATCGGTGTTACGAGTCTTACTATCGGTGCAGTACAGGCCCTTTTCCTCATCAGGCCTGCCGGAGTAGCCTTTCGTGATTTCATGGCTCCTTCCGTTCTCTTCATCTTTGGCTCAATTGTCATTGGTATGGTCTTCACAAAAACTGGCCTTACCAAAAGAATTGCCTACAAAATGCTGTCGATTATAGGCAACAAAACCAGCCTGATCTACCTTGGATGCTTTGTCATGACCGCCTTGATGACGCATCTTATGGCTCATACAGCTGTTGCGGCGACAATGTTTCCGCTCCTGATGACCATTTACGCACTGTACACAGACAGTGACGAACCGACCAAATTTGGCAAAGGACTCTTCATAGGCATGGCCTTCGTTGCCGGCGCAGGCAGTATTGTCACCCTGCTCGGTGCCGCACGAGGCGTTGTCGCTCTCGATTTTTACAAAGATATTATGGGAGTTGAGATTTCTTTCTTTGAACTCACCATGTACATGGCCCCCGTAGGCTGGCTGATGGTTTTTCTGCTCTGGGGCTTCACCATGATCTTTTTCAAACCAGAAAAAGCTGAGATTGAAGGCCTCAAAGAGCGCTCCAAACAGATGTATAAAGACCTTGGCAGCTGGACCAAAAATGAACTCATAGCACTTGCAGTTATCCTGGGCACCATTTGCCTTATCGCATTGCAGAACTTCATACCAGCGCTGTCCAGCCTTGACAAGACCGGGCTTATGCTGATGTCAACCATTGCCTTCTTCCTGCTCAGGATCCTTGATATTGACGATCTCGAGATGATTCCCTGGAACATTATCCTGCTCTTTGCAGGTGCCATGTCGATCGGATACTGCCTGTGGGAGACAGGAGCAGCAAAATGGCTGGCGGTCAACTGGCTGCAGCTTTTCGCCGAAGCACCCGCAATCGTTTTTATCATGGGTATGGCCTTCTTCGTCATGATGATGACCAACTTCATCATGAACGTTGCTGCAATCGCAATTTCACTGCCTGTGGCTCTGGTTATCGCTCCATACCTCGGAGTATCCGGAGAAGTAATTCTCTTCTCCTCCCTGGTTGTAGCAGGTATGCCATTCCTGCTACTGGTAGGAGCCGCACCTAATGCAATTGCCTACAACTCGAAACAATTTACCACCGGCGAATTTTTCTTGTACGGCATACCTGCCTCAGGCCTGCTCCTCGCGGTCACCTGGCTTGCCGTCACAGTTATCTGGCCCCTGATGGGCATGACCGTCAAGGTACCAGTATAAAGTGAGCTTCACGCATCTGCCGATGTATCAACCGTTGGCAGGTGCGCGAACCCAAAACAGAGACTCATAAGACTATGAATATCCCAATTTTAGATTTTGCCCTTATCTGCTTACTGCTGCCAATTATCCCGGTCATCGGCATAATGGTTGGGCAATATATACATAAGCTGTTCGGATTACATCAAGATGCACAAGGCAATAGGCCTCCCACCTGGCAGGAGGAAGAACTGGTTCGTGTCCCTGCTGATTCTTCTTCCTGTCGGGTTTTTCGTCGCAGAAAACCGAACATGTACAATTAATTAACTTATTTGAGGCACTTATGTTACGTATCGGTCTATTTTTAGCCACTAACCTCGCAATTCTCGTTCTCCTGGGAATTGTAATGACCATCTTTGGGCTGGACAGCCGCAGCACTTCCGGTTTGCTGGTAATGGCCCTGATGTTTGGTATGGGTGGTTCCTTTATCTCACTCGCCATGTCCAAATGGATTGCCAAAAAATCCACCGGCGCCCAGGTTATAACCAACCCACAGAACCCTACCGAGAAGTGGCTTTATGATACCGTAGCCAGAATGGCTAAGGAAGCTGAGATCAATATGCCGGAAGTGGCAATTTACGATTCTCCAGACATGAATGCTTTTGCCACTGGTATGAAAAAGAATGATGCCCTGGTTGCCGTTTCCACCGGGCTTCTCTCCAATATGTCACGCGATGAGGTCGAAGCAGTACTCGCCCATGAGATAACTCACGTCGCCTGCGGTGACATGGTGACAATGGCATTGATCCAGGGTGTACTCAACACCTTTGTTATCTTCATCTCACGTATGATTGCCAATGCAATCAACACTTTCATGAGCGATGAGGAAGGAGGAGGCCTCGGCTTCTTCGGTTATATTGCTGTAACCATCGTCTTAGAACTCGTTTTCGGACTCTTTGCTTCCATGATCTCCATGTGGTTCTCAAGAAGACGTGAATTCGTCGCTGATAAAGGTGCTGCATATCTTACCAGCAAAGAGAAAATGATTGCTGCACTGCAAAGGCTGCAGACCCACCAGTTACCTTCGAACCTTCCTGAGCAGGTTGCCGCGTTCGGCATCAGGCCTCGTGAGGGTGGAATTGCAAGCCTTTTACGGAGCCATCCGAATCTCGATGACCGCATTGCGGCATTGCAGAAGCTCTAATCCTACCCTTCTGTGGGGTCCCCCACAGATCCCCTTTCTTTAAAGCCAAAACACGATAGCCAACATACCCCTCCAGTCGCCTCTTCGGAGGCGGCTGCCTACCCTGGCCCGTCAGTAAAACTGATAACACAAACCTCTGGCGGGCCAGCCTTCTCCTATAGCATTTCTACGTAGGTTGATGCTTCCTGAATGAGCCCTGATGAGCCGTTTAACTCTATCCCAACCCAGGCTCATTAACTGAATTGGTCATCAATCGATACAATTGTAACTTTTACCCGGCATACATGAGAACTGCGCGCTATTCCCATTCTCCAACAGGCAGCCAGGCGATCCCCATAGCCCCCGGCCCGATATGACTACCCACTGTCGGCCCGAATGAAGTTTTAAGGATGTCAAGGTCAGGAAAGGTCTTCAAAATCATGTCGCGCAAGGCAATAAGTTCCTTATCAGTATCTGCCCCACTTACTCCTATGCGAACCCTGCCTCTGACTCCGGCAAGCTCTTGGGTCATGTAATCAACCAGCTTTCGTTTCGCTCTGTTGCCGCCGAAGCTTTTTGTTTTTGCGCTCACAACGCCATCTTCCATGCCCAATATCGGTTTAAAGCCGAAAAAGGAGCCAAGCTTTGCAGAACCATGACCAATCCTTCCACCACGTGCAAGATAATCAAGGCTGTCCACCATGAAAAATGCCCGGACTTTGTCAGCCAGCAACTCTATTCGCTCCTTCACAACATCGATCGGCTTGCCAAGCCGTATTCCCTCAGCCGCCTCCAGAACCAAAAGCCCGCTCCCAATTGAGACGT of the Desulfosediminicola ganghwensis genome contains:
- the htpX gene encoding protease HtpX is translated as MLRIGLFLATNLAILVLLGIVMTIFGLDSRSTSGLLVMALMFGMGGSFISLAMSKWIAKKSTGAQVITNPQNPTEKWLYDTVARMAKEAEINMPEVAIYDSPDMNAFATGMKKNDALVAVSTGLLSNMSRDEVEAVLAHEITHVACGDMVTMALIQGVLNTFVIFISRMIANAINTFMSDEEGGGLGFFGYIAVTIVLELVFGLFASMISMWFSRRREFVADKGAAYLTSKEKMIAALQRLQTHQLPSNLPEQVAAFGIRPREGGIASLLRSHPNLDDRIAALQKL
- a CDS encoding SLC13 family permease translates to MSETTTQIKNQAVSFDVRRLFFMFLGIGLFALIYWCPPWPDALDPLGESYTLSREAKGALALFVLAATWWVFEVVPIGVTSLTIGAVQALFLIRPAGVAFRDFMAPSVLFIFGSIVIGMVFTKTGLTKRIAYKMLSIIGNKTSLIYLGCFVMTALMTHLMAHTAVAATMFPLLMTIYALYTDSDEPTKFGKGLFIGMAFVAGAGSIVTLLGAARGVVALDFYKDIMGVEISFFELTMYMAPVGWLMVFLLWGFTMIFFKPEKAEIEGLKERSKQMYKDLGSWTKNELIALAVILGTICLIALQNFIPALSSLDKTGLMLMSTIAFFLLRILDIDDLEMIPWNIILLFAGAMSIGYCLWETGAAKWLAVNWLQLFAEAPAIVFIMGMAFFVMMMTNFIMNVAAIAISLPVALVIAPYLGVSGEVILFSSLVVAGMPFLLLVGAAPNAIAYNSKQFTTGEFFLYGIPASGLLLAVTWLAVTVIWPLMGMTVKVPV